A single region of the Vicinamibacteria bacterium genome encodes:
- a CDS encoding MATE family efflux transporter, whose protein sequence is MLSVAYPLILGHMSFTVQTFMDRLFLTWYSPEAVAGAVTGLFTVWALIGLCIGTAEYLTTFIAQYFGAGRPERIGPVLWQGIYFSLTAGVLIAALSPLAGPVFALAGHAPAVQANETAFAAILMTGALPIVLMATLSTFFAGRGSTRVVLLVNIASTLVNIVLDYLWIFGKGGFPRAGVAGAAWSTVIAQAVGAGLFLALTLRAPFRKGYRTLSGWRFDRRLFARLLRFGLPSGLQFSLEILAFALFMVLVGRISTNALAASGIAFNLNMLVFLPMLGLSVGVSSLVGRYLGAERPDLAERATWSAFWMSSAYMSGCGLLYLFGGRLLLTPYAAGADPVSFAGVEPIAAILLRFVALYSIFDMMNLIFAAGLKGAGDTLYPLGLTVVLSVTAMLGPAYVACVLLGGGVYVAWTAASAYVILLGLLMLRRFRQGRWRAMRVIEALPPELETEMAEPA, encoded by the coding sequence GTGCTGAGTGTCGCCTACCCCCTGATCCTCGGCCACATGTCCTTCACGGTTCAGACGTTCATGGACCGCCTCTTCCTGACCTGGTACTCCCCGGAGGCGGTCGCGGGAGCGGTCACCGGTCTCTTCACGGTCTGGGCCCTCATCGGTCTGTGCATCGGCACCGCCGAGTACCTGACCACTTTCATCGCCCAGTACTTCGGAGCGGGGCGGCCGGAACGAATCGGGCCCGTCCTCTGGCAGGGAATCTACTTCTCCCTCACCGCTGGCGTGCTCATCGCCGCTCTCTCGCCGTTGGCGGGCCCCGTGTTCGCCCTCGCCGGCCACGCCCCCGCCGTTCAGGCCAACGAAACCGCCTTCGCGGCCATCCTAATGACCGGCGCCTTGCCCATCGTGCTCATGGCCACCCTTTCCACCTTCTTCGCGGGTCGGGGAAGCACGCGCGTGGTCCTGCTCGTGAACATAGCCTCCACCCTCGTCAACATCGTTCTCGACTACCTCTGGATCTTCGGCAAGGGCGGCTTCCCGCGGGCGGGGGTCGCGGGGGCGGCCTGGTCCACGGTGATCGCCCAAGCGGTGGGGGCCGGCCTCTTCCTGGCCCTGACCCTACGGGCCCCCTTCCGAAAAGGCTACCGCACGCTCTCGGGCTGGCGCTTTGATCGGCGGCTCTTCGCGCGCCTCCTGCGCTTTGGCCTGCCCAGCGGCCTCCAGTTTTCCCTCGAGATCCTGGCCTTCGCGCTGTTCATGGTCCTCGTGGGGCGGATCAGCACCAACGCGCTGGCCGCCAGCGGGATCGCCTTCAACCTGAACATGCTGGTCTTCTTGCCCATGCTCGGCCTTTCCGTGGGGGTGTCTTCCTTGGTCGGCCGCTACCTGGGCGCCGAGCGGCCGGATCTGGCCGAGCGCGCCACCTGGTCCGCCTTTTGGATGAGCTCCGCCTACATGTCGGGCTGCGGCCTGCTCTACCTGTTCGGGGGCCGCCTCCTGCTCACCCCCTACGCGGCCGGTGCTGACCCCGTGAGCTTCGCCGGCGTGGAGCCCATCGCCGCGATCTTGCTGCGCTTCGTGGCCCTCTACTCCATCTTCGACATGATGAACCTCATCTTCGCGGCCGGTCTCAAGGGAGCCGGGGACACGCTCTACCCACTGGGCTTGACCGTGGTCTTGTCCGTGACGGCCATGCTTGGCCCAGCTTACGTGGCCTGCGTCCTCCTGGGAGGCGGCGTCTACGTGGCGTGGACGGCGGCCAGCGCGTACGTGATCCTGCTCGGCCTGCTCATGCTGCGCCGCTTCCGCCAGGGGAGATGGAGGGCGATGCGCGTGATCGAAGCCCTACCTCCGGAGCTGGAGACGGAGATGGCGGAGCCGGCCTGA
- a CDS encoding tRNA-dihydrouridine synthase family protein, with product MTAPSPFADRLWLAPLTFGGNLPFRRLCVEFGAEVTVGEMAVVFKLLKGRNSEFALLRSHPEEPFFGAQLADKKAESLAEGARLAESRGARFVDLNCGCPINEITRRGLGASLLKRPGLLSRLVETMKKAVSVPVTVKLRTGWKEGKENISELARACEEAGASAIAIHARTREQRYSKAADWDLIGRVGAERGVPVVGNGDILTHFEARLRRERSGVGSIMLARGALIKPWLFREIREGRGWQPTAEERFGVIWRFVELLREHFHDDEKGRRRAVRFLSWHLNFFCRYQPLPESEFGERARSHPLIQTRLPRGEPASALEQLLNDSRPETHLRLSQELLEAQSREEGCERALRLQGTLPPEASQESLRLVPSQIAG from the coding sequence ATGACCGCACCCTCCCCGTTTGCCGACCGCCTTTGGCTGGCGCCCCTGACCTTCGGGGGGAACCTCCCCTTTCGCCGTCTCTGCGTAGAGTTCGGGGCCGAGGTCACGGTGGGGGAGATGGCGGTGGTCTTCAAGCTGCTCAAGGGCCGGAACAGCGAGTTCGCGCTTCTGCGCAGCCATCCCGAGGAGCCCTTCTTCGGGGCGCAACTCGCGGACAAGAAAGCGGAGAGCCTGGCGGAGGGGGCGCGGCTGGCCGAGTCTCGGGGCGCCCGCTTTGTCGACCTCAATTGCGGCTGCCCCATCAACGAGATCACGCGGCGGGGTCTGGGGGCCAGCCTCCTCAAGAGGCCGGGCCTGCTCTCGCGGCTGGTGGAGACCATGAAGAAAGCGGTCTCCGTTCCCGTGACTGTGAAGTTGCGGACGGGCTGGAAAGAGGGAAAGGAGAACATCTCCGAGCTGGCCCGGGCCTGCGAGGAGGCGGGGGCTTCGGCCATCGCCATCCACGCCCGGACGCGCGAGCAGCGCTACAGCAAAGCCGCGGATTGGGACCTCATCGGCCGGGTGGGGGCGGAGAGGGGCGTGCCCGTGGTGGGGAACGGAGACATCCTCACCCACTTCGAAGCCCGGTTGCGTCGGGAACGCTCGGGCGTGGGCTCGATCATGCTGGCCCGGGGCGCTCTCATAAAGCCCTGGCTCTTCCGGGAGATCCGCGAGGGCCGGGGCTGGCAGCCCACCGCGGAGGAGCGCTTTGGCGTAATCTGGCGCTTCGTGGAGCTCCTTCGCGAGCACTTCCACGACGATGAGAAGGGTCGGCGGCGGGCCGTGCGCTTCCTCTCCTGGCACCTGAACTTCTTCTGTCGCTACCAGCCGCTTCCGGAGTCGGAGTTCGGGGAGCGTGCTCGCTCGCACCCCCTCATCCAGACCCGCTTGCCGCGGGGCGAGCCCGCCTCGGCTCTGGAGCAGCTCCTCAACGACTCTCGCCCCGAGACGCATCTGCGTCTGAGCCAAGAGCTGCTCGAGGCCCAGAGCCGGGAGGAGGGGTGCGAGCGTGCGCTGCGGCTCCAGGGCACCCTGCCGCCGGAGGCGAGCCAGGAGTCACTCCGTCTGGTGCCCTCCCAGATCGCGGGCTGA
- a CDS encoding LemA family protein, with product MAKWGAVGCVGILVVVLILGVFVGGSYNELVRLDQAVQAQWGQVQNVYQRRSDLIPNLVETVKGAAAFEKDTFTGVAEARAKVGQISGDALKNVANDPAAFSKFQQAQAGLSSALSRLMVVVEKYPELKANQNFRDLQAQLEGTENRITVERMRFNEAAQAFNTKRMSFPTVVIAGFFGSRFAEKPYFKAEEGAEKAPKVKF from the coding sequence ATGGCGAAATGGGGCGCGGTTGGCTGCGTGGGGATCCTTGTCGTGGTCCTGATTTTGGGCGTCTTCGTGGGCGGGAGCTACAACGAGCTGGTCCGGCTGGACCAGGCCGTCCAGGCGCAGTGGGGTCAGGTGCAGAACGTCTACCAGCGCCGGTCGGATCTGATCCCGAACCTGGTCGAGACCGTAAAGGGAGCGGCGGCCTTCGAGAAAGACACCTTCACGGGCGTCGCCGAGGCCCGGGCCAAGGTCGGCCAGATCTCGGGGGATGCCCTGAAGAACGTCGCCAACGACCCGGCGGCCTTCAGCAAGTTCCAGCAGGCTCAGGCCGGGCTCTCCTCCGCCCTCTCCCGCCTCATGGTGGTGGTGGAGAAGTACCCGGAGCTGAAGGCGAACCAGAACTTCCGCGACCTCCAGGCCCAACTCGAGGGAACGGAGAACCGCATCACCGTGGAGCGCATGCGCTTCAACGAAGCGGCCCAGGCCTTCAACACCAAAAGGATGAGCTTCCCCACCGTCGTCATCGCCGGCTTCTTCGGAAGCCGCTTCGCGGAAAAGCCCTACTTCAAGGCGGAGGAGGGGGCGGAAAAGGCGCCGAAGGTCAAGTTCTAG
- a CDS encoding TPM domain-containing protein, with translation MILFPARRLAAAVLAAAAALSAASLAAAPAAVPPAPARWVTDTAGFLSEAARGTLDQRLEAYEHQTGHQVLVWIGRSTGDTPLEDFTVRAFKEWKPGRKGLDDGLALFVFADDRKIRFEVGYGLEDRIPDLVAGRIIRDVMAPRIQAGDRDGAVKAGVEATLAAIEGRPAPGEGGTQPTFREHRPAPTRALSTGQKILIGLAVLGFLILLITNPSLAMWLLLNVLSGGRGGGGGGGGGGGGGYSGGGGRSGGGGASGSW, from the coding sequence GTGATCCTTTTCCCAGCCCGCAGGCTCGCGGCCGCGGTTCTCGCCGCGGCCGCAGCCCTCTCGGCGGCCTCGCTGGCCGCCGCGCCCGCCGCGGTCCCGCCGGCCCCCGCGCGCTGGGTCACCGACACCGCGGGCTTCCTCTCCGAAGCGGCCCGCGGAACTCTCGACCAGCGCCTGGAGGCCTACGAGCATCAGACGGGCCACCAGGTCCTGGTCTGGATCGGGCGCAGCACCGGCGACACTCCCCTCGAAGACTTTACCGTCCGCGCGTTCAAGGAATGGAAGCCCGGCCGCAAGGGGCTCGACGACGGTCTTGCTTTGTTCGTGTTTGCCGACGATCGGAAGATCCGCTTTGAGGTCGGCTACGGCCTGGAGGATCGGATCCCGGACCTGGTCGCCGGTCGCATCATCCGGGATGTCATGGCCCCCCGGATCCAGGCCGGGGACCGCGATGGCGCGGTCAAGGCCGGAGTGGAGGCGACCCTGGCCGCCATCGAGGGGCGCCCCGCCCCCGGGGAGGGCGGGACGCAGCCGACCTTCCGGGAGCACCGTCCGGCACCGACGAGGGCGCTCTCCACCGGACAGAAGATCCTCATCGGCCTCGCCGTCCTCGGCTTCCTGATCCTCCTCATCACCAACCCGTCCCTCGCCATGTGGCTCTTGCTCAATGTCCTTTCCGGAGGGCGCGGCGGGGGTGGGGGCGGTGGGGGCGGTGGGGGCGGTGGCTATTCGGGAGGGGGCGGCAGGTCGGGCGGAGGCGGGGCCTCGGGCTCCTGGTGA
- a CDS encoding ABC transporter ATP-binding protein: MSDSEKTDSGAGPSKPERLRALLPELWALVAPRRGLLALGMGLMAVNRVSGLVLPASTKFLIDDVVGKRRIDLLGPLIAAVVAATLVQGATSFALTQVLSKAAQRLIAQMRCRVQAHVGRLRVAYFDANKTGTLVSRIMNDVEGVRNLIGTGLVEFVGGLLTAALALTVMFRLSPGMTIVTFSSLALFGAVLFRGFGTLRPSFRERGRINAEVTGRLNESLGGVRVVKGYHAEGREERVFAEGVGQILANILKTLTTTSVLSLSAAVLLGVVGAGIMFVGARGILAGELTVGGFFTYTVFLGFLVAPMFQIVSIGTQLTEALAGLERTREILREQPEDEDPRRTVVLPALRGDVVFEDVTFAYDSGKAVLEHVSFRAEPGTVTALVGPSGAGKSTMIGLLAAFHVPTAGRVLLDGVDLSTVRLDSYRTRLGVVLQETFLFDGTIRENVAFSRPEAGEEEVLAACRIARVDEFAEGFEKRYETVVGERGVKLSGGQKQRVSIARAILADPAILILDEATSSLDSESEALIQEGLSYLMRGRTTFVIAHRLSTIRRADQILVVERGRVVERGTHASLYAAGGRYFEMYTKQHGLESNLFLAPGEGDVAEDREAEPKEMVTGRIRLLGE, translated from the coding sequence ATGAGCGACAGCGAGAAGACGGATTCGGGAGCGGGGCCATCGAAGCCTGAGCGGCTGCGGGCGCTGCTCCCCGAACTCTGGGCCCTGGTCGCTCCGCGCCGCGGTCTGCTGGCACTGGGTATGGGGTTGATGGCCGTGAACCGGGTGTCCGGGCTGGTCCTCCCCGCCTCCACCAAATTCCTGATTGACGATGTGGTGGGGAAAAGACGGATCGACCTGCTCGGGCCCCTCATCGCGGCCGTGGTGGCGGCCACCCTGGTCCAGGGCGCTACCTCTTTCGCCCTGACCCAGGTCCTCTCCAAGGCGGCGCAGCGCTTGATCGCCCAGATGCGCTGTCGGGTCCAGGCTCACGTGGGCCGGCTCCGGGTGGCCTACTTCGACGCCAACAAGACGGGCACCCTGGTCTCCCGGATCATGAACGATGTGGAGGGGGTGCGGAACCTGATCGGGACCGGCCTCGTGGAGTTCGTCGGGGGTCTGCTGACCGCCGCCCTTGCCCTCACCGTCATGTTTCGGCTGAGCCCCGGGATGACGATCGTGACCTTCTCCTCCCTCGCTCTCTTCGGGGCCGTGCTCTTCCGCGGTTTCGGCACTCTGCGGCCGAGCTTCCGCGAGCGGGGCCGCATCAACGCCGAGGTCACGGGGCGGCTCAACGAGTCGCTGGGCGGGGTGCGGGTGGTCAAGGGCTATCACGCGGAGGGCAGAGAGGAGAGAGTGTTCGCGGAGGGGGTCGGCCAAATCCTCGCCAACATCCTGAAGACTCTGACCACCACCTCCGTCCTCAGCCTTTCCGCGGCCGTCCTCCTCGGCGTGGTGGGGGCGGGGATCATGTTCGTGGGGGCCCGGGGGATCCTGGCCGGGGAGCTGACGGTGGGGGGCTTCTTCACCTACACGGTCTTCCTGGGCTTCCTGGTGGCGCCCATGTTCCAGATCGTTTCCATCGGCACCCAGCTGACGGAGGCCCTGGCCGGCCTGGAGCGGACGCGCGAGATCCTGCGCGAGCAGCCGGAGGACGAGGACCCTCGTCGGACCGTGGTCCTCCCTGCCCTCCGCGGGGACGTGGTCTTCGAAGACGTCACCTTCGCCTACGATTCCGGGAAGGCGGTGCTGGAGCACGTGTCCTTCCGGGCGGAGCCGGGAACGGTGACCGCCCTCGTGGGCCCCTCCGGCGCCGGCAAGTCGACCATGATCGGGCTTCTGGCCGCCTTCCACGTCCCCACCGCGGGCCGCGTCCTCCTGGACGGGGTCGACCTTTCCACGGTCCGGCTGGATTCCTACCGCACGCGCCTGGGCGTCGTTCTCCAGGAGACCTTCCTCTTCGACGGCACCATCCGTGAGAACGTTGCCTTCTCTCGACCCGAGGCGGGGGAGGAGGAGGTGTTGGCCGCCTGCCGGATCGCGCGCGTGGATGAGTTCGCGGAGGGCTTCGAGAAGCGATACGAGACGGTGGTGGGCGAGCGGGGGGTCAAGCTCTCGGGCGGTCAGAAACAGCGGGTTTCCATTGCGCGCGCAATCCTGGCCGACCCCGCAATCCTCATCCTCGACGAGGCCACCTCCAGCCTCGACTCCGAATCCGAGGCCCTGATCCAAGAGGGCCTGTCCTACCTCATGCGGGGTCGCACCACCTTCGTGATTGCGCACCGTCTCTCCACCATCCGCCGGGCCGACCAGATCCTGGTCGTGGAGCGGGGCCGGGTCGTGGAGCGGGGGACCCACGCTTCCCTCTATGCTGCGGGCGGCCGCTACTTCGAGATGTACACGAAGCAGCACGGCTTGGAGTCGAATCTCTTCCTGGCTCCCGGGGAGGGGGACGTTGCGGAGGATAGGGAGGCGGAACCGAAAGAGATGGTGACCGGCCGCATCCGCCTGCTCGGCGAATGA
- a CDS encoding energy transducer TonB — protein MEAQERPPNDDDPFNQGRPKTKVPNGTILVKGAWSSASDALTPLPEGGSIANNKYANPYFGLTYPLPLDWLQKFEGPPPSESGRYVLAQITPTDTYKGPSRGNILITAQDMFFTPLPGANALALVQYTKDNLPADYQVEPKPPEAKIAGRSFASLAYWSPVAGLHWYLLATQIRCHTVELVLTSRDPRLLESLTQHMNNMKLPEEASPTAGTGGDAVPICSKDYARDENLIARVDPVFTEHRPNPVPVRIIIDKEGRVKHIHFLSAFPDQARAITEALKQWRFRPCLRNGQPVEVETGIMFGPAASPAP, from the coding sequence GTGGAAGCACAGGAGCGTCCCCCGAACGACGACGACCCTTTCAACCAGGGGCGGCCCAAGACGAAGGTGCCGAACGGGACCATCCTGGTGAAAGGCGCCTGGTCCAGCGCAAGCGATGCCCTGACTCCCCTGCCGGAGGGAGGGAGCATCGCCAACAACAAGTATGCCAACCCATATTTCGGGCTCACCTATCCTTTGCCCCTCGATTGGTTGCAAAAGTTCGAGGGGCCGCCTCCGTCGGAGAGCGGTCGCTACGTTCTTGCCCAGATCACGCCGACGGACACCTACAAGGGGCCCTCGCGAGGAAACATCTTGATCACCGCCCAGGACATGTTCTTCACGCCCTTGCCGGGGGCGAACGCCCTGGCGCTCGTCCAGTACACGAAGGACAATTTGCCGGCCGACTACCAAGTGGAGCCAAAGCCGCCGGAGGCCAAGATCGCCGGCCGTTCCTTTGCCTCCCTTGCCTATTGGTCTCCCGTGGCCGGGCTGCATTGGTACCTCCTGGCCACCCAAATCCGCTGCCATACGGTGGAACTCGTCCTAACCAGCCGTGATCCGAGACTCCTAGAGAGCCTGACCCAACATATGAACAACATGAAGCTCCCGGAGGAGGCCAGCCCCACCGCGGGGACGGGAGGGGACGCGGTGCCCATATGCAGCAAGGACTACGCACGCGATGAGAACCTGATCGCGCGGGTTGATCCGGTCTTCACCGAGCACAGACCCAACCCTGTTCCGGTGCGGATCATCATCGACAAAGAGGGCAGGGTGAAACACATTCACTTTCTCAGCGCCTTTCCGGACCAGGCCAGAGCCATCACCGAGGCTCTGAAGCAATGGCGGTTCAGGCCGTGCCTTCGAAACGGGCAGCCGGTTGAAGTGGAAACCGGCATCATGTTCGGCCCCGCGGCATCGCCGGCCCCCTGA